From a region of the Castanea sativa cultivar Marrone di Chiusa Pesio chromosome 10, ASM4071231v1 genome:
- the LOC142611952 gene encoding uncharacterized protein LOC142611952 — protein MKKVKRQTNIKSKDIQEVVHEKYTLSISAGKASRARDKAKEYVDGAYTQQYNQLWEYCKELRRFSSGSKILMKVHTFNDGDLAAEMDLLCGVPYFEKLYICLKGCKKGFLAGCRHLYNNFRKNYLGVLIREMFWRATKATYKQEFDRVMDELKEIDADAHSWLDAHSTTKWVKHMFSEDGLIGTILNNMCESFNNRILKFISKPIISMLECIKLYLMTRFQENREKGVRLDSYICAKVMKRLNKSWQPIGAHCSCRKWDISGIPCAHAISCIFFNRQDVEQYVHPCYHVSTYKACYEPIISPINGQNMWRPSGVTPVQPPIKRRQPGKLKKKRAREPNEPTSRRAGISK, from the exons ATGAAGAAAGTGAAAAGACAGACTAACATCAAGTCGAAAGACATCCAAGAAGTTGTCCATGAGAAGTATACCCTAAGCATAAGTGCAGGAAAGGCAAGCAGGGCTAGGGATAAGGCTAAAGAATATGTGGATGGGGCTTACACACAACAGTACAACCAGTTGTGGGAGTACTGTAAGGAATTAAGGAGGTTTAGTTCTGGTAGTAAAATACTTATGAAGGTACATACCTTCAATGATGGTGATTTAGCAGCTGAGATGGACCTGCTGTGTGGGGTGCCTTATTTTGAGAAGCTATACATATGTTTAAAAGGATGCAAGAAGGGGTTTCTAGCTGGATGCAG GCACCTCTATAACAACTTCAGGAAGAACTATCTTGGTGTTCTAATCAGAGAAATGTTTTGGAGGGCAACCAAGGCAACTTACAAACAAGAGTTTGATAGGGTTATGGATGAGCTGAAGGAGATTGATGCTGATGCACATAGTTGGTTGGATGCTCACTCAACAACAAAATGGGTCAAACACATGTTTAGTGAAGATGGCTTGATTGGCACCATCCTCAACAATATGTGTGAGAGCTTCAACAATAGGATTCTTAAATTCATATCTAAGCCCATAATTAGCATG CTTGAGTGTATCAAGCTATATCTGATGACTAGGTTCCAAGAGAATAGAGAGAAGGGTGTGAGGCTAGACTCATATATTTGTGCCAAGGTGATGAAGAGGTTGAATAAAAGCTGGCAGCCAATAGGCG CACACTGCAGCTGTAGGAAGTGGGATATAAGTGGCATACCCTGTGCTCATGCAATCAGCtgcatattttttaatagacaAGATGTTGAGCAGTATGTTCACCCATGTTACCATGTCTCTACATACAAGGCATGCTATGAACCAATCATATCACCAATCAATGGACAGAATATGTGGAGACCCAGTGGTGTGACCCCAGTTCAGCCTCCCATCAAAAGAAGACAACCTGGCAAACttaagaagaagagagcaaGGGAACCTAATGAGCCAACAAGTAGGAGAGCTGGCATCTCTAAGTAA